The following is a genomic window from Falco cherrug isolate bFalChe1 chromosome 9, bFalChe1.pri, whole genome shotgun sequence.
tgcctcttccccctggtATTGGTGCTGCTGTATCTTTCTATAgtgcttattaaaaataatggctGTGTTACAGAGGTAGGATGATGGATTGAGGGCTGAAAGTCTCAAGTGGGCTAGGGGTTTTCTGGGCTGGTGAGTGAATTGTCTTGGAATTTTTATAACATGGGATGTTTTAAGTAGTGCGAAGAACTTAAACCACCTGCAGAcaagagggggaagaaaaatctaaataaaattagAACTGTGGATTTGAGACAGCAGAACCCAGGCACAAAAACCAGCTGGATGCCAAAGCCAGAGTGAAAGCCAAGCTGTTATTAGGATTAGGACACAGTAGCGAGCTGGTTGTCTTTTCTAAGGGCTGATTCTCTCTAATGTAAGTGCTTTGCTCGTAACATTGAAGAGGATTGTGACAGACATAATGCTGAaccattttttccaaaaataggCATTGAGGTTTTGCGTAACATtatgctgtttttaaaagcGCCAATATTTCAGTGGCATTGAGCAagcctgagctctgctgcttgGCAGAGGTGGAAGGCCGGTTTGTTGCGGGGATGAAACCTTGTAGGTAACGACTTCAGCAGTTACATTGATCCATCTTTTGTGGTACAGTAATATGTGAACTTTGTGGTGGCAAACTGTACTGCACGGACAGTCCTCAGGGTACCATCACATTACCCCGGGGGGAGgataagaaagggaaaagagcGGGTTACTGGGGAGAACCAGGAGCAACTGATGCAGCACATATTGGTGATGTGTTGTACAGGAATCAAACCGCTACCAAATAGTTTACTAGTGACAAAAACAGAcatccattttatttcactaCCATTCTCCTGAATCAGCCCaactctgtttttaattttgcatggGTGGGCACAAGAATAAAAACAACTAATGCAGAAATATGTGTGGCCTCAGCCTACAGTTGGCTTGACTGCCAGCTTTCTTTGCATGTAAACACAGaccctacagaaaaaaaaatgatactgCACTTGAACATGGCTACATTTCTATCCCCTAAAAGCTCAATGCGGTAGCATTTTTAGTGTTGAGTGATGacatttctcagagaaaaagaggaaagcataGTAAGGTGGAAAGGTCGAAGAGCACACCATGGTCAGGCAATGGCAGCAGCTCCTTAAAAGACTTCTGCGTGGAGTAGGGTATAAAGTCAAATCCCAAGTGAGACAAACTCCTCAACCATTTCTTCAGCCAGAGATTCAAATCACCCAGTGGGTCTCTGcactgcagagcctggctgtggcCGTGACATCAGCCCAGCGCAGGGGCTGTGCATGAActcccctggctgcagctcagctgctccgCAGCTGCTGGCTaatgcagagctgggcagccctTGCGAGTCGTTGTTCCTTGTAGTCCTGGTCCCCATCCTGGTTAGGCAGGTGCATTAACGCTCTGTTGTTGATGTGGCCAAAAAGAAGTCCTGTTATCCCAGCGGTGAACATCCAAGCTAAAACACTATTCTCTTTAGGACTatttctgctcagagcagcaataaaaaatCCTGCCACTCACAAGGACACAATGCTCAGCAAACAGTGTGGAAGGAGGAATCTGTAGTGGAAATGGACCCTTAGGggccattttttatttttcttacaaacCTGCTGAGAGTTTGCCCAAGCACATAGCATGGCTTTTCTGTATGCAGAAACCATACTGATGTTGGAACAGCTACTTCGTTCTTGTCTTGAAACCTTAACAGAAAGCACTGAAGGTGTTAAGAGTCCAGCTATGACTGCCAACCAGATCGCACAGTATTTTATATTCTGACCACTCACATCTGAAGTGCCTATAATTTCTTTGGAGAAGGTACTTAATCTCTTGGCATAACGTTTCATCATGAATTACCATTCACTCCAAGTAACAAAAAAGCTCAAGGCAAATAGGGAATATCATTGCTATAACAGGTTAGCAAGGACAATTTAGGTTAAATGGGATTAGTTTTCAGTCACATCTAGTGATGCCAAATAACCATGAAGAATGTGTGATGCAAACACATCACTCCAAACCATTCCCAGCACAGTCACTGCCCTCACCTCCCACCGGGCTCTGCCTAGGCAGCCGTGGCAGTGGGtaccctgctcaaagcaggcaGAAACTCTGCTCACGCTTACcctgtttctgcagtgcttaCAGCGGAGCTGTATTGTTGGCAGTGGTGCTCCTGTACTTCTTCAAAGAGGGAGGAAGGCTCACCGGTGTGCTGACATGCAGATCAGTTGCCCCAGCCCTCTTCGGTCAAGAGGAGCGACAAGCAAACATCTCAGATGTGCTCTAGAAATCCTACTACCTGCCATGTTATTGCAGTTTCCGTAGTGGCTCAGGCCTGCGGTGTCACAAGAGAAAGCAGCTTCTCCTCACTACCCTGAGTAACTTTGCAGCATAagttaaatgtaatttaacaTGCATGACTGTCTGTCCCCATGTACAGGTACAGTCCTACATGGACCATCACTGTAACAATTCCACAGACAGGTGTATCCTCAACATGTTCCTAAACATCTGCAACGATCTATGCAATCTCTGCCAGAAGCTGGAAACTCTGCAATCTGGTAACGACATCACCGATGGCATTTTGGAGAGATGCAAGCTGCTCCTTAGCCACAGCAATGATCTGAGCACCATCCGAGCTAAGTAAGTCTCTCCATCAGCTTGGCTTCTCTAAGGCAACTGTCACATATTCCCACTTGACTTCATCAATTCTGTTAGAACACCTTTCTGGCTTTAGCGCGGGTACAAGGTGCTACCCAGTTTGCTCTTCCAGCTGTTGGGAAAACATTGCCAGCTTCCATTCACAAAAAGGGGGTggtttatttgttctttttaccCGTGCACGGCAGGGCATATACAGGCAGGTTAGCACCCCGAAGTCCCATGCAATGCTCAGGCTGTTTACCTCCTTCCTCCTATTCCTGCTCTGCACAGAGCTCGTTTCTGTGGTACAAGTGCCTGTACGTGCTCTTGAAGCCCTCCAGATCCAGCCCAACAGCGGCACCAGTGTGTTTGGCAGGACTCCTTTCTCAGGATGCAGTTCTAGCCGCGCCTTTTTGTTTTGAGGAAACAGCTGGCTGTGCATTTCTGCTCCTCCACTGGGGTCCTGGGGTGGCACCGTGGGCTCACCAGGTTGCATTGTGGGGACTACTCTGccagttttttccttctgtcccgCAGATACCCCCACGATGTAGTGAATCGCCTGAGCTGTGACGAAGCAAAGAATCATTACGGAGGTGTGGTGAGCCTCATCCCCATCGTTCTAGACTACGTGAAGGAGTGGGTAGACCACACTGAGAAGCTGCCACGGTACATGCTGTGTAACGAGAGTGGTGGAAGTGCTCTCTCTGAGAAGAGGACACCCCAGGGTGCGCCAGCTAGGGCAGCCGTTTCCCAACCACCACCTCCTGTGCCCCTTGGAGCTCAGACCTCAGCTAGTAACAACAAGAATGTACAAGCACAGGGGAGTAAGTGTGTCTGGAAGAAGTACCTgaataacacagaaaatcaCAGTGGGAAACTTAAAGGTCCCTGGAAACCACCAGGTAGACATGCCTTTTAAGGGATCAAAGTTCACACATCTTCTGCTTACCGCCTTTGATCAGGCAGCTAATTAAAGACAATGAAATAAACACTAGAGATCCTTCCTGTCTGAGTCCACTTTCTGAGGAATTAGCCTCATAAGCCAGACAGACACATACTCTTTCCCTTGCTGATAATTCCACTCTCCTCAAAGTCGTATCCCAACAGACGCAGCTGGAGCACTACAGCTGGTCCCTTTGACCAGCGCTGCGGTGGGAGCAGGGAGTAGGCAGGAGTCATCAGGTTCTAATCTCTCAGGCAATGAATCTTCAGCAAGCTACCTGAAACAGGCGATTACAGTTTCCCAGTCCTCTTGCTGAGGAACTCACTCACCAAAGCCAGAGGTGTGAAGAGCCTGCATGTCTGAAGGACGTGAGGCAGAGTGGCAAAGGCCTCTCATTATAGATTCAGACATGTTTGAGATTTAGACTTGTCCCTAAAGTTCCCTCACCCCACTGAAGTTGTGTGGTGATTTGGACCACTGCATCGATGCTTACGGGACAGCAATGATGTCTCCTTTACATGCCACTGAGCTGCAGTGGGCAGTGTGCTCCGGCTGCGCTCTGTTGCATCCTTCTTGCAGGCTCTCGCGCCATTGCAGGGACACACCACTCCCCTGACACCTGTTTGACTCCTTTGGCATCCAAGCTAGAGATGTAAAGGAGAACAAACCTCATTCTGCACTTAGTTTGGTAGACTGACAATACCCGAACTTGATTGAATAAAACCCCTGTCCtccccagagctctgcaaaaCTAACGTCATTTCTGCTAAATGTGATTGACGGGAATCTGGtgggagcagagagagaaagctgTGGCCGTTTTCAGATGGTTCCTCTTCaaattgcaaattaaaatgtctGTGCTTTCCCTTTTCCGAGACGAGAATCCAGCTTGCTTAGCTTTCAAGGATGTTACGAGGTCTAGTTCATTAAAAACTGCAAGGCATCTGAAATAGTCTCATGCTGCTTTGCTACCAGCACTTTGCAATTCCAGTGCAGCCACTTTGTGCCGGTGCTGAGAACagctggctgcccagcctgcccagggagggTCGGCAGAGCCACAGGCTATTCCCATTCTCTGGAGCTGAGATGCCCTTTTGGCAGTGCTTTTATTCAACCCGTTAACTGCGAACTTAAGATCTCAATAGCGCGGTGTCTCCCCTGTATCTGACAGCTCTTTTCCCCTCCCACAGGCACATTAGCTCCTGTTCTTTGCATCCTGCTGGAAGACACTCCTGAATAAACAATCTCCCCTTGCATACCTGCCTCAGTGTGCTGCAACTGTGagaaagcttttgctttaaGACAACCAGATTTTAGCAAcaagcagccaaaaaaaaaagggagaattaATGCAGAGGAGGGAACATAGGAAGGAATGATAGCTCCGGTGAAATGGGAAGCGTTTGCaagagcatttttatttctcacagAACTCCACCTTTCTTTTGcacctttttcccccttcccctgtcCACTGCACTGTGGTGCAATATATCTATCCACTCTGGAGTAGGAGCCTATTTTTAGGAGATGACATGATCCAACTGAGTCGAACCTTGGTGAACTCAAAATGGTAACAAAGCTCGCCAGGGTCACCCAGAGACTCCTGGGCACTAGGGGGgccacagctggcagcaccagaCCATCACCCTCTCGGGCTTTACTTGCAAGCCCTGTCGCAGAAGCAGCTTCaggcagaaaaatcaaaagacgCTCGCAGCTGCCTTACTGTGTTTCATGTTGCAAAAACACGTGTCCGATGACAGTTGCCACCTTGGAAAGTTTTACAGAACAAGTACACGCTGTGTGGACTAAAACACAAGTGCTGGGGACACAAGAGACACTGTTCCCAGATCTCCCTCACTGTTGTGCAGTTTAAATTTGAACACGCAGGCTCTGACGAGACCAAAATTATCCTCCAGTTTGTGGTTCACTTTCAGCTTCCACTGCACAGCACAGATGGCTTGTCAGAACAGTCCTCTCCAACGCAGCCTACTACCTCCCCAACCCAACGCCGCTGCCATTGTCTGTCCGTACTCCACCAGGGTTGCGATACAGGCAGGAAACACAGATCACAAACCTTAATTATAATTTCTACCCTAGCCTTATCCTTTCAATCAGTCTGATGCAGTCAAAATTTTAAGGTACAAGCAGAAAACTTGCAGTCTGAAGTTTGGCAATGACATGACCAGAATCTGTTGGAAGACTGCAAAGTTAAGTCTCACAAAAATGTCTAGACAAATTACTTAATTTCCATACAAGTTCTCCTCTTCCAGAGTGGATGGACacttcaaaagacaaaaagatacAGCAAGGATTGTTTTTCTCTACTACAAATCAAGCTGTTTGAAGAATTTACATGAACAGGATGTAAATGCCAAACACAGAAGTGCAATAAAGTTTTACTTTAGCCTCTGTGAGCATAAATTGCAAGATACACACTGAGAAACCAGGCAGGGCACCGACTGGCTTACTGAGAGATCTGTCACTTAGTCCAGAAAATAAATGCGTCTTTTTTGTTCAAAGACTGAAGAGATGTGGGCGGTAGCGGATGATCTCCACAGAaccctggcagctgcaggctcCCCCTGAAGCACCCAAGGGTCAGTCCAGGCTGTAGCCAACCTGTGATCGGGTTGAAATAGTTGGGATGTCAAGCACCTGCGCCAGCGGCCCACCCGCCGAGAGGAAGGGGCACAGCTCGGATCCCCAGCCAAGCTCGTGCACCAGGGCTGGCGGTGGGCTCTCAAGGGAACGAGAGGGGggagccacagcagcagggacactTGGCATCCCCAAAATGTTGTTAAAGGATGAGGGGTGAGGTGGTGAGCTTTGCCCGGTGGCTGTAGCTGGGAGGCAGCGGAGCAAGGGCTGGGTCCTGCCCACCAGCTGTGGGCCCCTGCGCTGCCCCCCTCACACTCTCATATTAGTGTCCACTGGGCAAAGGCTCTTAAAAGTGGTTTTTGAAAAGCTCTGACAATCCcactgtgcccccagcccccacccaaAAGGGCTTCGTAACACTGGTTACACGTAAGCCGCGGGGCTGCAGCACGCCAGGTCCcactccttccccagctcctgctgctggcacgtcaatttttcttccctttcatttcAAAGGAGCCATCGGCTGCTCCCTGTCACCACCACCCTGCTCAGGCAGGCCGCTCACCCCCTGACAGGACAGCTTTGTTTTCGGGAGTTCTGAATGCATGTGGAGGGCGTGTAGCACCACTGCAAACTGAGCTTTACTAAAAGCTCAACTGCAAAGTGAGCATGGCAGTGCTGAGACAGAGCACAGACCACTTCGAAGAAACCATAAATAGCGTTTGGCACACATTAAAGATCACCAAGTCAGTCCAAAACCAGACAGTGCTCTTGGATTGACAAggacttccagaaaaaaagaaaaaagatttcacCATGTAAAGCTCACAAACACCAAAATCATCAAGACCATCAGTCAGAATTACTTGGATAAAGTTTTGTGCGAAAAGTAAAGCCTATGTGAAT
Proteins encoded in this region:
- the SPACA9 gene encoding sperm acrosome-associated protein 9 is translated as MNEIKEALKNTEQNYKLFRQQQFTFIRALRCTRENARDMLRPVASISQVQSYMDHHCNNSTDRCILNMFLNICNDLCNLCQKLETLQSGNDITDGILERCKLLLSHSNDLSTIRAKYPHDVVNRLSCDEAKNHYGGVVSLIPIVLDYVKEWVDHTEKLPRYMLCNESGGSALSEKRTPQGAPARAAVSQPPPPVPLGAQTSASNNKNVQAQGSKCVWKKYLNNTENHSGKLKGPWKPPGRHAF